Proteins from one Bactrocera neohumeralis isolate Rockhampton chromosome 3, APGP_CSIRO_Bneo_wtdbg2-racon-allhic-juicebox.fasta_v2, whole genome shotgun sequence genomic window:
- the LOC126752740 gene encoding protein-associating with the carboxyl-terminal domain of ezrin: MGNDTSRLKGLVIDKSSVEANDFWTLYNAESPTTSNEDGRQLLSIFQGEAVVNGQLWVIQVPLERAIKNLKIYRHPYILKYVTTWEQGGQKHLATERVRPLTMVLSTQSNLQVCLGLRTILCSLIFLVEKALGRHLNICISSIYVTDDGSWRLAGFEYVWKHKEITKSLLDLVKTYRYSAAVDANEYKDNSSDAIEQFAFATLCEEVLNKCSKKESTETPHAQEFRNYCATHLKHSNVQLRPRLSAVLLHPYFNHEFVLIHSFLFELPLKGIQEKQDFFTGLIDRLRYFNEEVVGAQLAADLLSRMVLLDPTAQLCVTPYVLKTKIDHSAALFSNHTYQRYIMPHIKKMFRLRDAQIRLILLEYFMEFVRLLSKDELLECILPYLLEGMNDTNDVLVAKTLRCMADLVPILGATTVIGGNRTRIFSDGRPQAAVSDATTHWVEPRSITPVLGNNIDYMVSDSPLPDHVDLSSSFTSLPQVELSEHSDMPPRLSPDGGEDNKSVVIADGAIGLLSQQQADDLANANETVEELEILINADTAGLINQSLNQIINDSVDICLNESTANTDDFGKSTINGFHSRNVVENSDEDEIEEWSDWETDELQKLNTTTDADSSPSANAMPLPSHTISTTLPLNSVEDAALQTKSKITSEITRDNKLEPSSKEARKLKINDDLNAFDIIVQKTASTTNEESAEFDFFKDMQPVIESRSSKTRETGVSTANSTTNTTNLPNKNENEVIVIDSSRFAAAAINTDDTAAAGDGWGMDDDDVEDVWKE; this comes from the exons ATGGGCAATGATACCAGCCGTCTAAAGGGATTAGTGATTGATAAGAGTTCTGTGGAAGCAAACGACTTCTGGACACTATATAATGCAGAATCCCCAACAACCTCAAATGAAGATGGGCGACAACTGCTTTCCATATTTCAAGGTGAAGCCGTAGTAAATGGACAATTATGGGTAATACAGGTGCCATTGGAACGAGCTATAAAG AATTTGAAGATATATCGACATccgtatatattaaaatatgtgacTACTTGGGAACAAGGGGGCCAAAAGCACTTAGCTACAGAGAGAGTACGCCCTTTAACTATGGTATTATCCACACAAAGCAATTTACAAGTTTGCCTTGGATTACGGACAATTCTCTGtagcttaatttttttggtgGAGAAG GCTTTGGGACGCCACCTCAACATATGCATCTCATCAATTTACGTCACAGACGATGGTAGCTGGCGGTTAGCTGGCTTTGAATATGTATGGAAGCATAAAGAGATTACAAAATCATTATTAGATTTAGTGAAAACATATCGCTACTCTGCTGCAGTAGATGCCAATGAATATAAAGACAACAGCAGCGATGCTATTGAACAGTTTGCCTTTGCAACATTATGTGAAGAAGTATTGAATAAATGCAGCAAGAAGGAGTCCACTGAGACACCACATGCGCAAGAGTTTCGTAATTATTGCGCCACCCACCTAAAACACAGTAATGTTCAACTGCGGCCGCGCCTCTCGGCAGTGCTATTACATCCATATTTCAATCACGAATTCGTGCTTATACATTCCTTCCTATTCGAATTGCCTTTAAAGGGTATACAAGAGAAACAGGATTTTTTCACTGGACTTATCGATCGCTTGCGCTATTTCAATGAAGAAGTTGTGGGCGCACAACTAGCTGCAGATCTACTCTCACGTATGGTTCTACTTGATCCAACAGCACAGTTGTGTGTTACACCGTATGTGTTGAAAACGAAAATTGACCACTCGGCGGCATTATTTTCAAATCACACATACCAACGTTACATCATGCCAcatataaagaaaatgtttcGACTCCGCGATGCGCAAATACGTTTAATATTACTCGAGTATTTTATGGAATTTGTACGATTACTATCAAAAGACGAACTGCTAGAATGCATACTACCTTATTTGTTAGAAGGTATGAATGACACGAACGATGTGTTAGTTGCGAAAACATTACGTTGTATGGCCGATTTAGTACCGATACTTGGTGCGACCACGGTGATTGGGGGAAATCGTACGCGCATCTTCTCGGATGGTCGTCCACAAGCAGCCGTTTCCGATGCCACAACACATTGGGTGGAACCTCGTTCGATTACGCCAGTGTTGGGTAACAACATAGACTACATGGTATCGGATAGTCCATTACCGGATCACGTGGATTTAAGTAGCAGTTTTACTTCACTGCCGCAGGTCGAATTGAGTGAACACTCGGATATGCCACCGCGCTTAAGTCCAGATGGTGGTGAAGATAATAAAAGTGTTGTTATTGCCGACGGTGCAATCGGTTTGCTATCTCAACAACAAGCAGATGATCTGGCTAATGCTAACGAAACGGTAGAGGAGCTAGAAATTCTAATCAATGCTGATACAGCGGGTTTAATTAATCAAAGTCTTAATCAAATTATAAATGATAGCGTGGATATTTGTCTAAACGAATCAACCGCGAACACAGATGattttggaaaatcaacaattaaTGGCTTCCACAGTCGTAACGTTGTTGAAAATAGCGATGAGGACGAAATTGAAGAGTGGTCCGATTGGGAAACCGATGAACTACAAAAGCTAAACACAACTACAGACGCTGATTCGTCGCCTTCTGCGAATGCAATGCCATTACCTTCGCACACAATTTCGACCACACTGCCTTTGAATAGTGTTGAAGATGCAGCGTTACAAACGAAATCCAAAATTACTAGCGAAATCACAAGGGATAATAAATTAGAG CCAAGTAGCAAAGAAGCGCGAAAACTGAAAATCAACGATGATCTCAACGCCTTCGACATCATTGTTCAAAAGACAGCGTCAACAACAAATGAGGAGAGTGCTGAGTTTGACTTCTTTAAAGACATGCAACCCGTTATTGAATCAAGAAGCAGCAAAACAAGGGAAACAGGGGTTTCAACCGCAAATTCAACTACGAATACAACGaacttgccaaataaaaatgaaaatgaagttataGTGATCGATAGTAGTCGTTTCGCTGCAGCGGCAATCAATACGGATGATACAGCTGCCGCTGGTGATGGCTGGGGAATGGACGATGATGATGTAGAGGACGTGTGGAAGGAATAG